In Kryptolebias marmoratus isolate JLee-2015 linkage group LG22, ASM164957v2, whole genome shotgun sequence, a single window of DNA contains:
- the kif11 gene encoding kinesin-like protein KIF11 isoform X1 — protein sequence MASNVGGAKREEKGRNIQVVVRCRPFNTVERKSSYGVIDCDQNRKEVVVRTGGMNDKAARKTYTYDMVFGPAAKQIDVYRSVVCPILDEVIMGYNCTVFAYGQTGTGKTFTMEGERSPDGQFTWEEDPLAGIIPRTLHQIFEKLTENGTEFSVKVSLLEIYNEELFDLLSPSEDVSERLQLFDDPRNKRGVLVRGLEEVAVHNKDEVYQILERGSARRRTASTLMNSYSSRSHSVFSVTIHMKEITLEGEELVKIGKLNLVDLAGSENIGRSGAVDKRAREAGNINQSLLTLGRVITALVEKRPHVPYRESKLTRILQDSLGGRTKTSIIATVSPSSSNLEETLSTLEYASRAKNIMNKPEVNQKLTKRTLIKEYTEEIERLKRDLASAREKNGVYLSTENYENMMTQLTTHEDQITEYMEKISVMEEELKKVTELFEDSKTRLEQCTVDLDEKQQRLEETSRDLQQTKEKLIQEEFVCSELTSVHESLYNTAGQLLSTVDTSTSDVSGLHDKLDRKKKVEQHNIQMQQSFAQRIDGAFSSMQCCVQQHGAKHNDMLSSYSQAIDGLLVMHDAAVKGSLTTMGSFVGGVRSLVAEGVARCQEKVQQHKALCPKNKEILLQLLEEHQQDMEDVLAVRTLMGLSAVKELSDTLQSSVETQRALAKKVEEIKEMGVFLGGLVQELAGLREASVQGLRALQAKHDKLSEEILRVQERQQLGMKQTIQCLQDQLNLLTLQTQQDYTDLHLASQDLKPPALSLEEGISSGCSSVENQVSSQADLLSSTSSSLASSLRLTANESQQALGEMNSYCADLRGSVSGLVERDLQWSLRVKEHVNGQTQEHLSMMVTVSAEAQSLCQSVETRCTEQLRQAEEELSGRQEEAKQAHAAVQETTSLNRTVLEQQQTELEDHMETGKELVHTFLRDELQQDFPTGTTPQRREFVYPRQLNKSRSRSELLESLRRQQEELQAALKEEEEQEEEDEQSQTDPDSLEDEMSNCNESELLFDENLVFNERKRVPFFKQKKVSKESKMVNRSKTSQNENSTPQKSRLPLRSVN from the exons ATGGCTTCAAACGTCGGTGGAGCCAAACGGGAGGAGAAGGGAAGGAACATCCAGGTGGTTGTAAGATGCAG ACCTTTCAACACTGTGGAGCGCAAGTCATCTTACGGCGTCATCGACTGCGATCAGAACAGGAAGGAGGTGGTTGTCAGGACAGGAGGCATGAACGACAAGGCCGCACGCAAAACCTATACCTACGATATG gtttttggTCCAGCAGCCAAGCAGATCGACGTCTACAGGAGCGTCGTTTGTCCCATTCTGGACGAAGTCATCATGGGATACAACTGCACTGTTTTTGC ctacGGTCAGACTGGAACAGGAAAAACTTTCACCATGGAGGGAGAGAGGAGTCCAGACGGGCAGTTCACCTGGGAGGAG gacCCGCTGGCCGGTATCATCCCTCGAACTCTACACCAGATCTTTGAGAAGCTCACCGAGAACGGCACAGAGTTCTCCGTCAAAGTCTCGCTGTTGGAGATCTACAACGAGGAGCTGTTCGACCTGCTCAGCCCCTCCGAGGACGTCAGCGAACGGCTGCAGCTGTTCGACGACCCCAGAAACAAG CGAGGCGTGCTGGTCAGGGGCCTGGAGGAGGTGGCGGTCCACAACAAAGACGAAGTGTATCAGATCCTGGAGCGAGGATCAGCCAGGAGGAGGACGGCGTCCACGCTCATGAACTCCTACTCCAG tcGCTCCCACTCTGTGTTTTCCGTAACGATCCACATGAAAGAGATCACTCTGGAAGGAGAGGAGCTGGTCAAGATTGGAAAACTCAATCTG GTGGATCTTGCTGGAAGTGAGAACATCGGGCGTTCAGGTGCTGTGGACAAACGCGCTCGCGAGGCGGGAAACATCAACCAGTCTCTGCTGACGCTGGGCCGCGTGATCACAGCTCTGGTGGAGAAGAGACCGCATGTCCCGTACAG AGAGTCCAAACTGACCAGAATCCTCCAGGACTCGCTGGGAGGGCGTACAAAAACCTCCATCATCGCCACAGTGTCTCCTTCCTCCAGCAACCTGGAA GAAACTTTGAGCACGCTGGAGTACGCCAGCAGAGCCAAGAACATCATGAACAAACCTGAAGTCAACCAGAAACTCACAAAGAGGACTCTTATTAAG GAATACACTGAGGAGATTGAGCGACTAAAGCGCGACCTGGCTTCTGCCAGAGAAAAGAATGGCGTTTATTTGTCTACAGAAAACTACGA gaacaTGATGACTCAGCTCACCACCCATGAGGACCAGATCACAGAATACATGGAGAAGATCAGCGTCATGGAGGAGGAGCTTAAGAAG GTGACTGAGCTGTTTGAGGACAGTAAAACCAGACTGGAGCAGTGCACTGTGGACCTGGATGAGAAACAGCAGAG GCTGGAGGAAACGAGCCGAGACCTACAGCAGACTAAAGAGAAGCTGATCCAGGAGGAGTTCGTCTGCTCGGAGCTCACATCAGTCCACGAGTCTCTGTACAACACAGCTGGACAG CTCCTGAGTACCGTCGACACCAGCACCAGTGACGTGTCGGGTCTCCATGACAAGCTGGACCGcaagaaaaag GTGGAGCAGCACAACATACAGATGCAGCAGAGTTTTGCTCAGCGGATAGACGGCGCTTTCAGCAGCATGCAGTGCTGCGTTCAGCAACACGGAGCCAAACACAACGACATGCTGAGTAGCTACTCGCAGGCCATTG ATGGTTTGCTCGTTATGCACGACGCAGCGGTGAAAGGCTCTCTGACCACCATGGGGTCGTTTGTGGGCGGAGTCAGGTCGCTGGTGGCTGAGGGCGTGGCTCGCTGTCAGGAGAAGGTGCAGCAGCACAAAGCTTTGTGTCCGAAGAACAAAGagattctgctgcagctgctg GAGGAGCATCAGCAGGACATGGAGGACGTCCTCGCTGTTCGGACTCTGATGGGTTTATCAGCTGTCAAAGAGCTCAGCGACACCCTGCAGTCCTCTGTGGAGACGCAGCGAGCTCTGGCCAAAAAA GTGGAGGAGATAAAGGAGATGGGTGTGTTTCTCGGTGGTTTGGTTCAGGAGCTGGCCGGTCTGCGGGAGGCCAGTGTGCAGGGTCTGAGGGCCCTGCAGGCCAAACACGACAAGCTGAGTGAGGAGATCCTGCGGGTCCAGGAGAGACAGCAGCTG GGTATGAAGCAGACCATCCAGTGTCTGCAGGACCAGCTCAATCTGCTGACCCTGCAGACTCAGCAGGACTACACCGACCTGCACCTGGCCTCCCAAGATCTGAAGCCTCCTGCTCTGAGCCTCGAGGAGGGCATCAGCAG CGGCTGCAGCTCAGTAGAGAATCAGGTTTCATCCCAGGCAgacctcctctcctccacctcctcctccctcgCCTCCTCTCTGCGTCTGACGGCCAACGAGAGCCAACAGGCCCTGGGGGAGATGAACAGTTACTGTGCCGACCTCCGCGGCTCTGTTTCTG gtcTGGTGGAGCGCGACCTCCAGTGGAGCCTCCGGGTCAAGGAGCACGTAAACGGCCAAACCCAGGAACATCTGTCCATGATGGTGACGGTTTCTGCTGAAGCTCAGAGCCTCTGTCAG AGTGTCGAGACTCGCTGTACTGAACAGCTCCGGCAGGCAGAGGAGGAGCTGTCCGGTCGTCAGGAGGAGGCGAAGCAGGCTCACGCAGCTGTGCAGGAGACGACCTCTCTGAACCGGACGGttctggagcagcagcagacgGAGCTCGAGGACCACATGGAGACGGGCAAAGAGCTGGTCCACACCTTCCTGAGAGACGAGCTGCAGCAAGACTTTCCCACTG GTACGACCCCTCAGCGCCGGGAGTTTGTGTATCCCCGACAGCTGAACAAGTCGAGGAGTCGCAGCGAGCTGTTGGAAAGTCTGAggaggcagcaggaggagctgcaggctgcactgaaggaggaagaggagcaggaggaggaagacgagcaAAGCCAGACTGACCCC GATTCTCTGGAGGACGAGATGAGTAACTGCAACGAAAGTGAGCTCTTGTTTGACGAGAACCTCGTCTTCAACGAGAGAAAACGCGTTCCATTCTTTAAG cagaaaaaagtcagcaaggagtcaaaaatggtcaacAGATCGAAGACGTCACAAAACGAAAACTCAACTCCTCAGAAATCTCGACTCCCACTCCGCTCTGTGAACTAA
- the kif11 gene encoding kinesin-like protein KIF11 isoform X2, protein MASNVGGAKREEKGRNIQVVVRCRPFNTVERKSSYGVIDCDQNRKEVVVRTGGMNDKAARKTYTYDMVFGPAAKQIDVYRSVVCPILDEVIMGYNCTVFAYGQTGTGKTFTMEGERSPDGQFTWEEDPLAGIIPRTLHQIFEKLTENGTEFSVKVSLLEIYNEELFDLLSPSEDVSERLQLFDDPRNKRGVLVRGLEEVAVHNKDEVYQILERGSARRRTASTLMNSYSSRSHSVFSVTIHMKEITLEGEELVKIGKLNLVDLAGSENIGRSGAVDKRAREAGNINQSLLTLGRVITALVEKRPHVPYRESKLTRILQDSLGGRTKTSIIATVSPSSSNLEETLSTLEYASRAKNIMNKPEVNQKLTKRTLIKEYTEEIERLKRDLASAREKNGVYLSTENYENMMTQLTTHEDQITEYMEKISVMEEELKKVTELFEDSKTRLEQCTVDLDEKQQRLEETSRDLQQTKEKLIQEEFVCSELTSVHESLYNTAGQLLSTVDTSTSDVSGLHDKLDRKKKVEQHNIQMQQSFAQRIDGAFSSMQCCVQQHGAKHNDMLSSYSQAIDGLLVMHDAAVKGSLTTMGSFVGGVRSLVAEGVARCQEKVQQHKALCPKNKEILLQLLEEHQQDMEDVLAVRTLMGLSAVKELSDTLQSSVETQRALAKKVEEIKEMGVFLGGLVQELAGLREASVQGLRALQAKHDKLSEEILRVQERQQLGMKQTIQCLQDQLNLLTLQTQQDYTDLHLASQDLKPPALSLEEGISSGCSSVENQVSSQADLLSSTSSSLASSLRLTANESQQALGEMNSYCADLRGSVSGLVERDLQWSLRVKEHVNGQTQEHLSMMVTVSAEAQSLCQSVETRCTEQLRQAEEELSGRQEEAKQAHAAVQETTSLNRTVLEQQQTELEDHMETGKELVHTFLRDELQQDFPTGTTPQRREFVYPRQLNKSRSRSELLESLRRQQEELQAALKEEEEQEEEDEQSQTDPDSLEDEMSNCNESELLFDENLVFNERKRVPFFKKKVSKESKMVNRSKTSQNENSTPQKSRLPLRSVN, encoded by the exons ATGGCTTCAAACGTCGGTGGAGCCAAACGGGAGGAGAAGGGAAGGAACATCCAGGTGGTTGTAAGATGCAG ACCTTTCAACACTGTGGAGCGCAAGTCATCTTACGGCGTCATCGACTGCGATCAGAACAGGAAGGAGGTGGTTGTCAGGACAGGAGGCATGAACGACAAGGCCGCACGCAAAACCTATACCTACGATATG gtttttggTCCAGCAGCCAAGCAGATCGACGTCTACAGGAGCGTCGTTTGTCCCATTCTGGACGAAGTCATCATGGGATACAACTGCACTGTTTTTGC ctacGGTCAGACTGGAACAGGAAAAACTTTCACCATGGAGGGAGAGAGGAGTCCAGACGGGCAGTTCACCTGGGAGGAG gacCCGCTGGCCGGTATCATCCCTCGAACTCTACACCAGATCTTTGAGAAGCTCACCGAGAACGGCACAGAGTTCTCCGTCAAAGTCTCGCTGTTGGAGATCTACAACGAGGAGCTGTTCGACCTGCTCAGCCCCTCCGAGGACGTCAGCGAACGGCTGCAGCTGTTCGACGACCCCAGAAACAAG CGAGGCGTGCTGGTCAGGGGCCTGGAGGAGGTGGCGGTCCACAACAAAGACGAAGTGTATCAGATCCTGGAGCGAGGATCAGCCAGGAGGAGGACGGCGTCCACGCTCATGAACTCCTACTCCAG tcGCTCCCACTCTGTGTTTTCCGTAACGATCCACATGAAAGAGATCACTCTGGAAGGAGAGGAGCTGGTCAAGATTGGAAAACTCAATCTG GTGGATCTTGCTGGAAGTGAGAACATCGGGCGTTCAGGTGCTGTGGACAAACGCGCTCGCGAGGCGGGAAACATCAACCAGTCTCTGCTGACGCTGGGCCGCGTGATCACAGCTCTGGTGGAGAAGAGACCGCATGTCCCGTACAG AGAGTCCAAACTGACCAGAATCCTCCAGGACTCGCTGGGAGGGCGTACAAAAACCTCCATCATCGCCACAGTGTCTCCTTCCTCCAGCAACCTGGAA GAAACTTTGAGCACGCTGGAGTACGCCAGCAGAGCCAAGAACATCATGAACAAACCTGAAGTCAACCAGAAACTCACAAAGAGGACTCTTATTAAG GAATACACTGAGGAGATTGAGCGACTAAAGCGCGACCTGGCTTCTGCCAGAGAAAAGAATGGCGTTTATTTGTCTACAGAAAACTACGA gaacaTGATGACTCAGCTCACCACCCATGAGGACCAGATCACAGAATACATGGAGAAGATCAGCGTCATGGAGGAGGAGCTTAAGAAG GTGACTGAGCTGTTTGAGGACAGTAAAACCAGACTGGAGCAGTGCACTGTGGACCTGGATGAGAAACAGCAGAG GCTGGAGGAAACGAGCCGAGACCTACAGCAGACTAAAGAGAAGCTGATCCAGGAGGAGTTCGTCTGCTCGGAGCTCACATCAGTCCACGAGTCTCTGTACAACACAGCTGGACAG CTCCTGAGTACCGTCGACACCAGCACCAGTGACGTGTCGGGTCTCCATGACAAGCTGGACCGcaagaaaaag GTGGAGCAGCACAACATACAGATGCAGCAGAGTTTTGCTCAGCGGATAGACGGCGCTTTCAGCAGCATGCAGTGCTGCGTTCAGCAACACGGAGCCAAACACAACGACATGCTGAGTAGCTACTCGCAGGCCATTG ATGGTTTGCTCGTTATGCACGACGCAGCGGTGAAAGGCTCTCTGACCACCATGGGGTCGTTTGTGGGCGGAGTCAGGTCGCTGGTGGCTGAGGGCGTGGCTCGCTGTCAGGAGAAGGTGCAGCAGCACAAAGCTTTGTGTCCGAAGAACAAAGagattctgctgcagctgctg GAGGAGCATCAGCAGGACATGGAGGACGTCCTCGCTGTTCGGACTCTGATGGGTTTATCAGCTGTCAAAGAGCTCAGCGACACCCTGCAGTCCTCTGTGGAGACGCAGCGAGCTCTGGCCAAAAAA GTGGAGGAGATAAAGGAGATGGGTGTGTTTCTCGGTGGTTTGGTTCAGGAGCTGGCCGGTCTGCGGGAGGCCAGTGTGCAGGGTCTGAGGGCCCTGCAGGCCAAACACGACAAGCTGAGTGAGGAGATCCTGCGGGTCCAGGAGAGACAGCAGCTG GGTATGAAGCAGACCATCCAGTGTCTGCAGGACCAGCTCAATCTGCTGACCCTGCAGACTCAGCAGGACTACACCGACCTGCACCTGGCCTCCCAAGATCTGAAGCCTCCTGCTCTGAGCCTCGAGGAGGGCATCAGCAG CGGCTGCAGCTCAGTAGAGAATCAGGTTTCATCCCAGGCAgacctcctctcctccacctcctcctccctcgCCTCCTCTCTGCGTCTGACGGCCAACGAGAGCCAACAGGCCCTGGGGGAGATGAACAGTTACTGTGCCGACCTCCGCGGCTCTGTTTCTG gtcTGGTGGAGCGCGACCTCCAGTGGAGCCTCCGGGTCAAGGAGCACGTAAACGGCCAAACCCAGGAACATCTGTCCATGATGGTGACGGTTTCTGCTGAAGCTCAGAGCCTCTGTCAG AGTGTCGAGACTCGCTGTACTGAACAGCTCCGGCAGGCAGAGGAGGAGCTGTCCGGTCGTCAGGAGGAGGCGAAGCAGGCTCACGCAGCTGTGCAGGAGACGACCTCTCTGAACCGGACGGttctggagcagcagcagacgGAGCTCGAGGACCACATGGAGACGGGCAAAGAGCTGGTCCACACCTTCCTGAGAGACGAGCTGCAGCAAGACTTTCCCACTG GTACGACCCCTCAGCGCCGGGAGTTTGTGTATCCCCGACAGCTGAACAAGTCGAGGAGTCGCAGCGAGCTGTTGGAAAGTCTGAggaggcagcaggaggagctgcaggctgcactgaaggaggaagaggagcaggaggaggaagacgagcaAAGCCAGACTGACCCC GATTCTCTGGAGGACGAGATGAGTAACTGCAACGAAAGTGAGCTCTTGTTTGACGAGAACCTCGTCTTCAACGAGAGAAAACGCGTTCCATTCTTTAAG aaaaaagtcagcaaggagtcaaaaatggtcaacAGATCGAAGACGTCACAAAACGAAAACTCAACTCCTCAGAAATCTCGACTCCCACTCCGCTCTGTGAACTAA